A window from Acidobacteriota bacterium encodes these proteins:
- the scpA gene encoding methylmalonyl-CoA mutase — protein sequence MSTIPNYSRVPLEAASETASASSKPESSSPWQTPEGVPIRGLYTAADLQGVDHLHSMPGSAPFVRGPYPTMYVQRPWTIRQYAGFSTAEESNAFYRRNLAAGQMGLSIAFDLATHRGYDSDHPRVVGDVGMAGVAIDSILDMRILFDGIPLDRMSVSMTMNGAVLPVMALYIVAAEEQGVKPEQLTGTIQNDILKEFMVRNTYIYPPQPSMRIIADIFGYTSREMPRFNSISVSGYHMQEAGATADLELGYTLADGVEYVRTGLAAGLDVDSFAPRISFFFGIGMNYFMEVAKLRAARLLWAELMQGFEPKNPKSMMLRTHCQTSGWSLTAQDVYNNVARTCVEAMAAVHGQTQSLHTNALDEALALPSDASARLARNTQLFLQRETDTCRSIDPWGGSYYVEWLTHELAEKAREHLREIDELGGMAQAIESGLPKMRIEESAARAQARIDSGRQTIVGVNKYRLAEDEPPEVLKVDNSAVRRAQIARLEQLRSERDGRKVEETLKALTRCAQSGEGNLLELAVDAARARATVGEISDALEQVFGRHRATVRTVTGVYSGEVGEEAAALQNVRQRVEDFAREEGRRPRLLVAKMGQDGHDRGQKVIATAFADLGFDVDIGPLFQTPEETARQAVENDVHVVGASSLAAGHLTLVPQLRDALAELGRDDIMIVVGGVVPEQDYQALYDAGVAAIYGPGTVISEAALELVKELAGRLGHGR from the coding sequence ATGAGCACCATTCCCAATTACTCCCGGGTACCCCTCGAGGCTGCCAGCGAGACGGCATCAGCCTCCTCAAAACCTGAGAGCTCGAGCCCCTGGCAGACTCCCGAGGGCGTACCCATCCGCGGCCTCTACACCGCTGCCGACCTCCAAGGCGTGGATCATCTGCACTCCATGCCGGGGAGCGCTCCCTTCGTCCGGGGGCCGTACCCGACCATGTACGTCCAGCGACCCTGGACCATTCGCCAATACGCCGGTTTCAGCACCGCGGAGGAATCCAACGCCTTCTATCGCCGGAACCTGGCGGCAGGGCAGATGGGGCTGTCTATCGCCTTCGATCTGGCCACCCACCGAGGCTACGACTCGGATCATCCGCGGGTGGTGGGGGATGTGGGCATGGCCGGGGTGGCCATCGACTCGATCCTCGACATGCGCATCCTCTTCGACGGCATCCCGCTGGACCGCATGAGCGTCTCCATGACCATGAACGGAGCGGTGCTACCGGTGATGGCTCTGTACATCGTGGCCGCCGAGGAGCAGGGGGTGAAGCCGGAGCAGCTCACCGGCACCATCCAGAACGACATCCTCAAAGAATTCATGGTGCGCAACACCTACATCTACCCGCCCCAGCCGTCCATGCGCATCATCGCCGACATCTTCGGCTACACCTCCCGGGAGATGCCCCGCTTCAACTCCATCAGCGTCTCGGGCTACCACATGCAGGAGGCCGGGGCGACGGCGGATCTGGAGCTCGGCTACACCTTGGCGGACGGCGTCGAATACGTGCGCACCGGGCTAGCGGCGGGCCTCGACGTGGACTCCTTCGCGCCGCGCATCTCCTTCTTCTTCGGCATCGGCATGAACTACTTCATGGAGGTGGCCAAGCTGCGAGCGGCGCGGCTGCTGTGGGCGGAGCTGATGCAGGGCTTCGAGCCGAAGAATCCCAAGTCCATGATGCTGCGCACCCACTGCCAGACCTCCGGCTGGAGCCTCACCGCCCAGGACGTGTACAACAACGTCGCCCGCACCTGCGTCGAGGCCATGGCGGCGGTCCACGGCCAGACCCAAAGCCTGCACACCAACGCTCTGGACGAAGCCCTGGCGCTGCCCTCCGACGCCTCCGCCCGGCTCGCCCGGAACACCCAGCTCTTCCTCCAGCGGGAGACCGACACCTGCCGGTCCATCGACCCTTGGGGCGGCAGCTACTATGTCGAGTGGCTGACCCATGAGCTGGCGGAGAAGGCCCGGGAGCATCTGCGGGAGATCGATGAGCTCGGCGGCATGGCCCAGGCCATCGAGAGCGGCCTGCCCAAGATGCGCATCGAGGAGTCGGCGGCCCGGGCCCAGGCGCGCATCGACTCCGGCCGCCAGACCATCGTCGGGGTGAACAAATACCGCCTGGCGGAGGACGAGCCGCCGGAGGTCTTGAAGGTGGACAACAGCGCTGTGCGCCGGGCGCAGATCGCCCGCCTGGAGCAGCTGCGCAGCGAACGCGACGGCCGCAAGGTAGAGGAGACCTTGAAGGCCCTCACCCGCTGCGCCCAGAGCGGCGAAGGCAATCTGCTGGAACTGGCGGTGGACGCCGCCCGGGCGCGGGCCACGGTGGGGGAGATCAGCGACGCTCTGGAACAGGTCTTCGGCCGCCACCGGGCGACGGTGCGCACGGTGACCGGCGTCTACAGCGGCGAGGTCGGAGAGGAGGCGGCGGCTTTGCAGAACGTGCGTCAACGGGTGGAGGATTTCGCCCGCGAGGAAGGCCGCCGCCCGCGGCTGCTGGTGGCCAAGATGGGGCAGGACGGCCACGACCGCGGCCAAAAGGTCATCGCCACTGCCTTCGCGGACCTGGGCTTCGACGTCGACATCGGCCCCCTCTTCCAAACCCCGGAGGAGACCGCCCGTCAGGCAGTGGAGAACGACGTCCACGTGGTGGGCGCCAGCTCCCTCGCCGCCGGCCATCTGACCCTGGTGCCCCAGCTGCGGGACGCCCTCGCCGAGCTGGGCCGCGACGACATCATGATCGTGGTTGGCGGGGTGGTGCCGGAGCAGGACTACCAGGCCCTCTACGACGCCGGCGTCGCCGCCATCTACGGCCCCGGCACGGTGATTTCCGAGGCGGCGTTGGAGCTGGTGAAGGAGCTGGCCGGGCGCCTTGGCCACGGTCGGTGA